A genomic window from Silene latifolia isolate original U9 population chromosome 11, ASM4854445v1, whole genome shotgun sequence includes:
- the LOC141614995 gene encoding uncharacterized protein LOC141614995 yields the protein MATPNASASTSSTTLTNVSWLRSFMDRCKLEKNGSNFADWDAQLRLAAQGDDKLHYLTEASPTEITTRSTPAARQTYEVYQRESAAIKNVLIFAMEAELQRSAIKISTAHEIYMKLVNMFSRAPRVIQYEAASAFFDLNIKEGQKVSPHVLKLMEHVETLKMHKVEIPNELVIDRILHSLSKIKAYVQFRVNFNMQDKKVSLDELHKMLVQTERDMGLSVSTTKDVLNVNHKSKGTFKKSGKKGKKRTPNRNITKTYEASSSKPSTVPPPGTSATIVVELGIGRETVPSILATSKLERLFQ from the coding sequence atggcaactccaaacgcgtccgcatccactagttccaccacgcttaccaatgtgtcatggctccgatccttcatggatcgatgtaagttagagaagaatgggtccaatttcgccgattgggacgcgcaacttcgcttggccgcgcaaggtgacgacaagcttcattaccttaccgaggcatctcccaccgaaattactactaggtccacccccgccgctaggcaaacctatgaggtttaccaaagagagtcggccgcgatcaaaaatgtgttgatctttgctatggaggccgaactccaacgaagtgctataaagattagcaccgctcatgagatctacatgaagcttgtgaacatgttttcacgagctcctagggtcattcaatatgaggcggcttccgcattctttgatcttaacatcaaagagggccaaaaggtgagccctcatgtgctcaagttgatggagcatgttgagaccttgaaaatgcataaggtggaaattcctaatgaacttgtaattgatcgaattctccATTCCCTcagcaaaatcaaagcatatgttcaattccgggtgaattttaatatgcaagataagaaggtttcccttgatgagttgcacaaaatgcttgtgcaaaccgaaagggacatggggctaagtgttagcaccaccaaagatgtgctcaatgtcaatcataagagcaaaggaacCTTCAAAAAGagcgggaaaaagggaaagaagcgaactcccaacaggaacataactaagacttatgaagcaagctcctccaagccaagtacagtgccccctccggggacaagtgccactattgttgtggagttgggcattggaagagaaactgttccaagtatcttggcgacatcaaagctggaaaggttattccagtag